In Flavobacterium sp. 83, the genomic window AAGAAACATCCCAATACCTTTCTCTGAAACAGCCAGTGTTTCTCCAGATAAGTTTAGTGAACGATATACAAACAATCCTAATAAAATTAAATTTAATATTATATTCAATCTGCCAATAACAAATTGATTTTGTCTTTTTTTATACGACACAATACTCACTAAGCTAAGTGTTGTGCTTAAACCAAATAAAATTACATAAACTTGATCTTGCATGAATAAAAAATCAGTACCATTATTCATAGACCATAAAGGAATAAAAAATGGTAAAATTCCTGTTACTACAAAAGTAAGAAATAAATAAATGGTTTGAATTCTTTGTATCATGGTTTGAATTTGTTCCACAAAAATATATTTTCTTTTTTATAAATGCTATTGTATGATAAAATTTTATTCGTATTATTGCATCACAATACCGTAAGCACTTCATACTGCGGTTGATTCAAAATAAAAAAGTTTACCACCTATCTTTACAATTTTCCAAAATAATTAAACTCATAGAACATTCATGTTTGATATTTCTGCATTAAAAGAAATGAAGCTATCTGAGCTTCAAGAAATAGCTAAATCAGCTAAAACCATAAAGTTTAACGGTGTAAAAAAAGATACTTTAATTAGTCAAATTTTAGAGCATCAAGTAGCTACTAACGTTGATTCAGCTTTAGATTCTAAAAAGGAAAGTAATGTTGAAGACGATAAACCCAAAAGAGCCAGAATCGTTCCTGTAAAAAAAGTAGCAATACAAAAAGTAGTAAAAAATACTCTTTTTGAAAAAGAAGAAACTGCAAAAGAAATAAGTACTCCAGTTGAAGAAAATATTCCTTCAGTTGAACCAACACCAAAACAAGAGGAGGTTAGCCCAATTGTAGAGCAACCAGTAGATGGAGAGAAAAAAGTTGGTAAAATTATTAAATTTAATAAATCAGCTTACGAAAAGAAAATTGCTTTAAAAAAAGATAAGGAAGAAATAAAAGAAGCAACCAAAGAGAATGTAGAAGCTACAGATGTAGCTACTGAAGATAAAACGGAAGTTCCAGCCGCACCGGTAAAAAAGATAAATCCAAATCAATTACATAAGCAGAATCCAAATCAAAACTCAAATCAAAACCCAAATCAAAACGGGAATCAAAATCCAAATTTTAAAAATAAGAAAAGTAATTTTGCTGCTTCTGATTTTGAATTTGATGGAATTA contains:
- a CDS encoding DUF4293 domain-containing protein, with the protein product MIQRIQTIYLFLTFVVTGILPFFIPLWSMNNGTDFLFMQDQVYVILFGLSTTLSLVSIVSYKKRQNQFVIGRLNIILNLILLGLFVYRSLNLSGETLAVSEKGIGMFLPVVAIVLLVLANKAIKKDEDLVKSVDRLR